The sequence CTGTTGCACTGTAATTCAATCCTATTTAGTAAGTAGTCGCAATTGCCTTGTTTCCACAGGAACTGATCTAAAACAGTACATAAATACAGTTACAATCACATGCATTGAGTTTTTTAAAGGAGAAAACATTAAGAGTTACATCccttttttaatcattatacCCAGCATGACTGCAGAGTAATAAGACAGATAATTTAATATAAGAACAGCTGCTACAACTGAGGAAATTAAATTTTGTGCACTCTTGCTGGCAGAAGTTTAATAACTTTTTCCCTACACTCCATAGTCAAGTCATATATTTGAAATTTATTCACTTATCCAAAAAATGCACAGTACCTTTGTATTAAGGAGTGTAATCTGTCCACATGGAGGCAGTATTAAATGGATTTGGGCAGTAAGGGAAGTACTAGGGATTATCATTTCCACCTCAAaataaagcatgactttatttttcatattccTCAATAAAGCACCAAAACATTATCTTGTAATGACAGTTCAATGGCACTAATTTAAACCTGCACTGACTgttcacaagaaaaaaaaaactgacatgaaCTTCACTACTGCATTGACAGCAGGGGGGATATACTGTAAGTGATGTGCTGGTGTTTGTGTGACTTATTCTGCATCCCCTCCTGCATTCAAACTCCGAAGCATATGAATGAGTAGATGATTTTACACTTGCCACATATTTTTATTAGAGCCAaccatgattttattttattaatggtTTATAGtgctgtgaaataaaaaataaataaaactattcatTACAGTACCTCCTATATTCTCTGTTAGTGCTTGTTTGTTGAAGCCCAACACTGATAAAAACAATCCAGCTTTCTTTACATGATGTTGAACTTGAgctcagcagctgaacaggtAGTTAATTAAAAAAGTCACTGTAGTTTAAACATTAAGATGGATATCAACAACTTTAATTCTGtcataaaactatatttttgcTTGATATgcaaagtatttgttttatgATGACAAAGCATACTTGGAATGGCTGAGTCCTGGACAGTCCCGACCTGCGTTTGTGACAAATGTATTGCTTTAATAATAACAAGATAAAACTCtcagattaaaaaattttaagcCTGTGAGAATCGAGCTGCAAACCTTTAGCTATGGTCAAGGGTGGGGTCAAAGGGATGACTTGGGGAGGTATTGGCCACCCCAAGATTCAACATTTAAATTGGCATTTGCCTGGATACATCTCAGTTGTCCAAGTGcatgtgaatgcagcatgtaaagtACTTCTCTAGGTTTTTCTAAATCAGTACCACCATGTTCTTGATCATATTGCAGCATCTTTATAACATTATCTCACCAGCTGCCTACATGAGTAATTAATCTTGTCTGTTgaggatgtaaaagtcataGAACCATCAGATGTGACAACTGTTAAATTAAATGACCAGTAATGCTGAAAAACACTAGTAAACTGCTGATttgctttaaaacaaattattctcATTATCAACAAAGTATAACTGTCTAGCAGTGATTAACACATACGAGGCAGGatcattataaataaacaattattgataaaaatatatatatatttatatttacattattcATAAAAAAGTTGGTGATATTTCACTTTTTGTACAATGTCAGAATACACCTATATTTCACTATAATGGGAGTCTCAAACTCAGCTTGCCTCGGGGCCGCTGGAGGTAGAGTCTGGATGAGGAAAGTATTTCACAAGAAAGTGTTTCAAAAATCCCCCgtgccaaaaaaaagaaaagaaaatataacctTCATAATCTCAATTATTAACAGGCCGCACTAGTACTCTGATGTCATATAGGGGTCCACAAAAATATCTTAGGGTTGGCCTCATTTGGGTAGCAGGCCGTGAGTTTGAGATTTTATTAATGAACTTAATTTGACCTTCTTTAAACTTTTGAATGCACATGTAAAGCGATTCAATGCTTAAGTACTTATTGCATAACATGAGGTTCTTTTACAAGGTGATTAACTACcaaaaatcctaaaaaaaaagcGTCTGAACCAAGAATCAGaccgtttccaccaacgggtgcaGGCTGGGGCAGGGTGGGTCCGGACGTGCTTTATTGTGTTTCCACACTCGAAAACTGGGAAGGATACCCTAATATTAGACCAGACCCGTCCTTCTTTGTTGGGACCTTTCCGTTGAGGTccacctctcaggtaaggttacggttggctgtgggaacgcaacgagattacagtttacaaaccctAACCATCCCGTCCTGACCCACACCAGCCGGTGGCAACGAGGCTTAAATGCTGTTGTTCAATAACAGCTTGTATCAAACTCTTCTTTCTGACACCTAACACCCTGAgacattgacatttttatgttggaGTATACCCAACACTGTTGCTAGCGTTTGTTTGgatcaaatgttttaaatcatgGAATTAGCATTGCATGATTCTATTTAAATGCCCCGCATTCATGATATAATTTTactacttttaacattttttctcaaATTTCACCCAAAAATGAAATATCCTTACATTTTTGTGAGTACTGTATATCATTCATTGGATGTTTGCTTATACAgattttgctttactttttacattaaatgaccACTTTTGTTGTTATAACCAGTTAATTACTTTCTAAAAGTCTCATTTCCATGTGCCACCTTTGTCCCAGTTTGTACCCCtgcctgcccccccccccccccccccccattaaaaattttctagacccacccgtGGCTATAGCACTTTCAAATTTGAACCTGGTCGGGAATGTGAAATGGGTTACAATTTatgtctgatttgtttgtttcccCTTTCACCAGAAGATGATTTCATCCATATAGTAGATACCTGCTTATATGTTATTATGGTGAAAAGGACAATGTTTGTATGTTAAGATATTATTGAAAATCTGCACAACTCTGCCTGTATTTATGCGTTTAATTAACTGTTGTGCCATTTTCTAAAAGTCACTATGGTTTTTGAGCTTCAAGACAGATCAAACTTTTAATCCCACCTTacacttttgtttatttttcccaaATACCCAGTTTCAAAGAGAATTTCTAGTTCATAGTTATTAACTAGCATTAGCTAATCAATGCAATATTTTACAAGAGTTCATTTACTTGGAGTTAATGgcagtgataaaaaaaaggcaactgTGGATTTATTTAACCAAGGCGTGTGCAGGGAGCTCCATCTCTGCTGGAAACATGAGTCTTCATTCTGATACCTTTACAATTTGCTTGCCAATGTTTCCCCCTTTCATCATAGAGCAAAATGCAACTgcaagaaaatggaaaaaccaAGTGATTAAATGCTTTCCACAAAAAGTCTGTAAAGAAAGACCTTCAAAGCAGTAGTCACATACCTCCCATATTCTCTATACCATTCACCACAGTTTCCAGCACCTGCAGAGAGAAAGTGAAATTATAGCAATGGAAAGCGGCAGATGAGGAAGAGGCATGCATTTTGCAAGCAAACTCAGTTACCCACAAAGTCAACCACACATCATCAATGTTTCCGCCATACCTTAATTTGGGCTGATTTGACCCACTGGCTGAGTTCAAAGAGGGCAGCTTCTGCTTTGCTCATGTAATTGAGCACCATAAATCGCTCCCGGGTGATGTTCTTATTTTGCAGGACTTCTTGCATCTTTTCGCTCAGGGGTGGAGGATATGGCACATCCTTGTTGTACTGTGAGATCTGCCCGCAGAGGATCACATTTCCTCCTTTGTTCATCTGGTAGTTGAGGTTGGTGAAAGTTGATATGTTAGATTAGATTCGTAAGACTCAAAGACCccactgatttttttaattgaaaaaaaaaacaaaaacaataaagcaaaacatCGACTCAATGGTTGTCTTCAAAACAAACCTGCTCCATGACAGCATCACTGATGGCACCTCCCACATTGTCAAAGTAAACATCGATGCCATCAGGACAGCTCTCCTTGAGTCGCGCAGAGACATCCCCGTGACGATAGTTGATGGATGCAGAGAAGCCCAGATCTTCCACTAAAGCTTTGCACTTCTCATCAGTACCACAGATCCCAACCACCCTTGTACACCCATCCAGCCTGCCAATCTGAAAAAAGACAGGGTGGTTTCATTTATTGGAGtctccatttcttttcttttttttctactaacTGATCTGTATTTATGTTGGCAGTTGTGATTTGCTACctggaatttttaaataaatgtgcttcCCATCAACTATcataatttaaactttattttaaacccACTGAGAATATGACATAAACTTAACCcacaatttaaataatattgctTTGGTGCATTTAGAGAATATCTCAAAAGATGTTGCCTAGAAAGGCACTGGTAGGCCCAAATGTAATGTTTACTGTACTCACCTGTCCAGCAAGTGAACCACAGGCACCAGCTGCCCCGCTTACTACCATTGTCTGATTGGCCCCTTTGGTCACATGACCTTTCTCTCTGACTCCTAACAGTGCAGTGAGGCCTGTTATGCCAACTACACCCAAAAAGTGGGATAAATGCCCATCAACCATTTGAGGGTCAACCTGCAATAGAgaacatttaaattttgtttatgtAGTTATAGGATTTGCTGTTAATTCACGTAAAATATGACTATCCACCAATCAGAACATGCTATTCCAATACAACAAAATGCCATACCTTCTGTAAGCCACTTCCTTTCATAACAGCATGTGTCTGCCAAGGCCAGTTAAACGACGTGACCACATCTCCTTTGATGTATGTGCTGCAGCTGCTTGCTTCAACAAGGCCAACACCTCCACCGTCCACACACTCGGACAGCTGCCATGGCGTCAGGTAATCAGCACCGGTGTCTTCATTCATTCTACAACGCTGAGAGCAAAAACATCAGTTATAGAGATGGAGATGGTAAAGCAGCAAGTAGTGACTTTTGGTGGCAAACTGCAGCAACAAGCTTAAACATTAATCCAGAATTAATTTAAGGGGGAAAGTTTACATGCATATTAAATTACTAAGTCATACACCAGACGAATAGGGTGCATAGGCAAAAGGTCTATAATAACTTCTATTGGGACAACAGAGCAATACCATGTAAGGATCCACTGAGAGGTAAATCGTCCGAACAAGAACTTCCCCATCACTTAGGTCAGGTTTCAGATTTATTGCCTCCAGGCGGAAATTTTCAGGAACAGGCTCCCCATTTTTACCTGCATGTGCAAATGACTGGTTTCAGCAAACGTTAGCAACAGGTGAGCAATGACATTGTAGCAAATTTTGCAAACACACGTAATTTTCGGTTCTGAAAAAACTCCCCTACCAGGTCGTGAATTAAGAACGACTCTCTGCACTTGCATCTTCGTAAAGAAACGCAAATCTCAGAGCTGCGCTTGCGCTAATGACCAGACCTGGCAACAAATGTCAAGGCTCTTGCTGCGCCAAAGGTAGGTCAAGGTCTCAAAAAGTGGGACGAACGACTCTTACAATAAATAGCAATTAGAGAAACTGTCCAAACGTATCATAACACTGTATTCACACTACATAAGCAGTTCCTGTCTGTGAGCTAGCATAAAATCATGAGATCGCTGAGCTTCAGTGTTTCTCAGATCATAGCAAGAAGCTTCCCTGTCACCATCTTCCGCCTTCGCTTAAAAGGGGGGTAGGGGGTTAAGGGGTTAGGGTTAGCTTGGAGCGTTTATTTTCTGGCTGAATATTCAGACAAAGAGAGGGAAACAAAAGCATATCGTTGTGAAGACAGCACATCATAATGATCGATAAAAGTCAAAACTACTAAAAGCTAATTTTACTGAATGTTGTATGTATGATTTACCAGCGCCTTTAGTAAACGTCCCTATCCAGTGACAGGTAACTATCTTGTCAATCAGATATGGTTGCAGTGCTAGGTGCGCCGTCGACCCGTTAAGGAAACTAGGTTACAATCAGAAACGGTATGCGCCCTTAGTGTTAGTCCAGGGCCACTTTACAGCGAATTGAACTACATTAGTCATTACCTTCGGTACTTTACACGTCATGCAAACGTGTGTAAGGTCCCGTCGTAGCAGCATAGGGTGCTAGCTAAAAGCTAAATTGAGTCAAACTAGTGCTGGGAAGTGACGCCTTGTGGATAaacctggaaaaataaaacagtttagtGTTTTGGACAGCAAATTGTCCCGTCACAATAACGAAGCGTCCACTTTACATGAAGGGGCTACATCAAGGCATCGTGAAACAGCGAGATGAAGGCTTGTGTGGCATAGAGGGGAAAAGTTTAATGTAAGTAGCGTTTCCCTAAGACTGTATGTGCATGCCAACTCGTGCTAGGCGTTATGTTTACAGAGAGTCTGCAGGCTACGTACAGTGTTATCAGCCAAATTGATCTGACAGCGCCTCCGTCCCACATTTCCCgccagtaaaatgtgaaatcTTCAACTGATATTTATACTGTCAAATTCACTTAGGGTCTGAGTGAAAAATCCATGACTGTtgtgtgcagaaaaaaagactCTTTTGTTAGCAGGTAGTATGACCAGATTTGCAGTAGCATGAGTTGTGTCCAATGCTtgcatattttatcatttaatgatCAAATCAATGAAACAGTGCAATGAATATTTGGTCAGATGATAAGCTTCTGCGCtgatataaactttaaaatatttaacaggtGCATCCCACCATGGCTCCCAGTGTCTTCACAGGTAGATAAGTCAGTTACAGCTCTATCTATGAATGTTTTCAGGCTTTACACTTTATTTTAAGGGTCATTGAGAAAAGAGACAAACTAGGCCTACACAGTCTGGCTCGTACATGCTTGGTCATGCCCACTGCTTTGTTATTGTAAAGTCTGCAGCAGCAGTTGCTGATGTATTAGACATCATAGACATTTAGTTTGTGTATTATGAATGATGCCACCTTTAATTGTATTATTTAGGCATTTCTGGCAAGTGAAAAAATCAGTGATCCGTTCGTTCTTGTGACGAACACCTACATGTCCATTAATCTAATGGTTTTGGTCAGTTGACTAGCttattattgatttttgttAAAGACGTGCCCTAGGCAAATGGCTGTTTGTCTCATGATCAGTGTCACTTATTCTAAATTATTGATAATCTTTGAAAATTACAAGTAGTTATTGAGGAAAGCAAGGCCATGGATGATGTTATAACGGGATAGGGATTAAGCTAATAACATTTTCTCACCACTTTCTCACTGTCAGGGGTCACATTAGGCCTGAGTCCACTGAACcccaaatgaaaacatgtatcacaacattACTCAGTCACATGCAATTTTTAACCTCTGCTTTCAACTTGTGCACAGTGACTACCCCCTTCTTTTGTTTGCATTATTGACTATTATGGCATCACAAAGCAGCACACCAGTGGAGACTCTTCTCATGTATTATTTACATCTTCTGACAAGCCATTGAGATCGTTCTGGCCTTGTTAACCGAAATGCTTTCCATCAGTCAAACTGCTGAGCCTTTATGTATAAATTGAtagtttttacagtaaaaacataGCAAATTATGCAGCTGAGTTCAGTCCAAATTTCACATTATATGGagaattaaagttttattttatttaaccactaaaatgcaacattttctttacaataaTCAATATATCTTATCACTGAGCAACAGCTTAGTAACATAAAAGTTTATTATAATGTAGGTAAGCTACTTTAGGTCCTTTATAGCCAGAATTATGCTGTTTTTTGAACAACTTATTAAATTCAAATAATAATGGACAGAACATTTGCTAAAATTTACAACTGCTGGACTTAGTGAGcctcaattttttttcaaaggctCTACAAAGGCCCAGTTTTGAACATAGAAATATTAAGCTGTCTTTAATTCTTCCACCGTCACTGGGAGGCTTTTCTACAGCTTCTATGAGCTCATGTTTGCTgtgtaataaacaaaaacactttcaaGAACTTTTTCACTATCCGAAACAGATGGGGGCAAAGTAGTGAAAGGAAAATGAATGTGAGTGTTGCCGGGTGCGTCCTTTCCCTTCGTCCCCGCAGTCCTCCCATGTGTGTTGGAATTTCCCGCATGGACTGAGAAGGATTTTGCTCCGTAAATTACGACGCTTTGCGTATCAGAGGAAGACCATATATGGGCAGGGAAGTGGGTGGGGCCAATGAAATGGTGGCGGTGGCGGCGGGGGGAGAGAATCACAAGACAGACTGGGAAACGGAGACTCGATGTACAGCAAGAGGCCGCATTGGCAGCGtgagtcttttttttgtgtgcaaGCACGATGCAATAATGTGCAACAAACAGCGGCTGCATTGCGCTCGTGTTTCTGCACATTAGCGCGCCGTTTCCTACCAGGAGGGACTTTGTTTACTCAGCGACATCGAACCTCCCCctctcccccctttttttccttcttgacTTCATACCGAGGAGGAGGGTAAAGGGGGAGAAAAAGTACCAGTGCGTGAGGTCAGCAGCGTAGCATGAGTCAACCTTGGGGATGTATGCAGTCATCATCGCGGGGCAGTATTGTGCGGGCCTGCTGCCGTTGCTGGCCGCACAGAGCTGCGACTGTGCGATCCTGCGGGGCTGAGCCGCCGTTAGTTGCAGCTTTTATGACAAACACAGTAAGTATCGGGGGCTGATGGGGGTTGAAGCCGCGTGGATGACTGTGGCGTTGTTGTTATGGTCGACAGTGCTTGTTATTGTGGCCACAGCTTGCTGACAAAGTTTTGTTTACCTCGCGGAGGACTGGGCGCGCACCGCGGCTCCTCTGAAACCTCCGCACGGGCTCATAGCTCATATGCGggatgtgtttatgtttttttacatgCCAGTCAAAGTGGACTATGCTAACAATGCACAGAAAGAAACGTGACGTAACAACATTTTGACAAGTTGAATCGGTCAGTGGTCCCTTTGGTCAATCGGGCTGCATTGTTGCTTCGGTTTGTTGCAACGGGGCATGGCATTAGTGAATGGATAATCCCTTTTCTGCAACAAAGGACTTCTCGTAAATAGCGCTGAGCTGGCTGGCCACGGAAAGTGATGTAAAGGGAGGACGGGAGGGGGGGTCCAGAAAGAGTCCTCTGAACGAGAACACGTTGAGTCGtcttacatgtatttatttatttatttttttattgattgattgtttCTTGCACAGTGCAGGCCGCATATGAGCGTTGGTGCCACACGGGCCGATTTAAATTAGGAAATGGCGATGGATTAGGGCGGCTAATGGTGcttgacatttattttaagcCAATTTAACGTGTTATGGGCTAAGCCCTAGGCTTGTGTAAGGTTGCATTTGTGATGCGTCATGGTGATCTTTCTCCTCAGATGGACGTTTGGTAATCAAATAGTGCTCGCACAGCATGGTGTTCCTGCGATCAGTAGTTATTATTTTTGCTCCAATAGCGAGAAAATGGGCGTATTTACGTGCACTTTTTCCTATAGGGTGCCTCACAGGATTTGACATGTCTATAGGCATGAGTAACATCACATGGCGCTGCTGGTGCGCACACGATGTTTGTTGGTCATTCACTTTCCTCTCTCTGTCAGTGGTGCCCCTGAGCCAGTACACGATCtgaacagctgcagctgtctATTTTAAGAAGCATGCATTTCGCCAGGCCACCACAGTAAAGGGTGACAATTGTCGGTCACTTTCCACGTTGTCTGAGATTGTCTTTGCCAAGTCCATGATGTGGAGATTGGAGCATTAATTTATGTAATCATCATGTCAAATAATTCTGTGCAAAATGAGATAGATAGATGTTTTCCATTATGtggataatgtttttttaataagaggatttctctctttctgttttaaattttttgtttttgctttgcacAGATGGAATAATAGACATTAGAACAGAAGCAGTCAGCATCTGCGTGCATCTTAAAATCTGGCAGATTGTGCTGTGCCAGAATCTGCTTTGAAACCTGGCCATCATGTAATATATCTGTTATCAGAATGGGTTGCCACGGTTATTGTCAAGCTCTGTGAGGCcatccttttttattgtttctttttttcccccctattGCATGGATTGTTGCACTGTGACTCATGTTTGCTCCATGTTTGCTCACTTTCAGTTGCCCTTTCAATTTGAGACAGCAACCATAGTTCAAAGGGCACAGGTTCCCTTTTTTCACCTCTGAGTCACacagttgagaaaaaaaatagcgAGTGGTTTGTATCACATTAAGCTTGCAGACTGTGCGAGTAGTTTGGCGGGAAAAAAGAGCCCCATTTCTGTCACAGATCATTTGAGCTGTGAGAGGCTTGATAAGGGTGATGGAGCTGTAAGTGAGCCAGTCAGTTCTGAGCATTTATCTCGGCATGTTTGTGCCTCTGTGCAGCTGTCAAACACTGCAATAACATGCTAGAATGACATTTCTAGAAACTATTGATTAAACCATTTCCATTAGTTATCTTCTACAAGTCTTTACAGGTCTAGTCataaactctgtgtgtgtgttaacctGCATAGTGGACATAATCCATGTGTCATGT comes from Melanotaenia boesemani isolate fMelBoe1 chromosome 20, fMelBoe1.pri, whole genome shotgun sequence and encodes:
- the ptgr2 gene encoding prostaglandin reductase 2 isoform X1, whose product is MQVQRVVLNSRPGKNGEPVPENFRLEAINLKPDLSDGEVLVRTIYLSVDPYMRCRMNEDTGADYLTPWQLSECVDGGGVGLVEASSCSTYIKGDVVTSFNWPWQTHAVMKGSGLQKVDPQMVDGHLSHFLGVVGITGLTALLGVREKGHVTKGANQTMVVSGAAGACGSLAGQIGRLDGCTRVVGICGTDEKCKALVEDLGFSASINYRHGDVSARLKESCPDGIDVYFDNVGGAISDAVMEQMNKGGNVILCGQISQYNKDVPYPPPLSEKMQEVLQNKNITRERFMVLNYMSKAEAALFELSQWVKSAQIKVLETVVNGIENMGVAFCSMMKGGNIGKQIVKVSE
- the ptgr2 gene encoding prostaglandin reductase 2 isoform X2, coding for MRCRMNEDTGADYLTPWQLSECVDGGGVGLVEASSCSTYIKGDVVTSFNWPWQTHAVMKGSGLQKVDPQMVDGHLSHFLGVVGITGLTALLGVREKGHVTKGANQTMVVSGAAGACGSLAGQIGRLDGCTRVVGICGTDEKCKALVEDLGFSASINYRHGDVSARLKESCPDGIDVYFDNVGGAISDAVMEQMNKGGNVILCGQISQYNKDVPYPPPLSEKMQEVLQNKNITRERFMVLNYMSKAEAALFELSQWVKSAQIKVLETVVNGIENMGVAFCSMMKGGNIGKQIVKVSE